In Fimbriimonadaceae bacterium, the DNA window AGGCGATTGACCAGGTTCAATTCCGTGCCGACCGCCCAGGTGGTGCCAGCCGGCGCGGCCGTGATCGTCCGGATGATGTACTCCGTCGAACCCACCAGGTCGGCCTTGTTCACCACATCTTCATGGCACTCGGGATGCACGATCACCTTCACCTCGGGATGCTGCTTGCGGAAGTAATCGACGTGGGACGACTGGAACATCTGGTGCACGCTGCAATGGCCCTTCCACAGGATCAGCTTCGCCCGCTGAATGGCTTCAACCGAGTTGCCCCCGCGCGGCATGTAAGGATCCCAGACGATCATCTGCTCGCGCGGAATGCCCATCTTGTTGGCGGTGTTCCGGCCGAGATGCTCGTCGGGGAAG includes these proteins:
- the nadA gene encoding quinolinate synthase NadA; this encodes FPDEHLGRNTANKMGIPREQMIVWDPYMPRGGNSVEAIQRAKLILWKGHCSVHQMFQSSHVDYFRKQHPEVKVIVHPECHEDVVNKADLVGSTEYIIRTITAAPAGTTWAVGTELNLVNRLKHEQTDKKVFFLSSTVCQCATMYRIDAPHLCWALENLAEGHVVNRIVVPDDEKQLAKVALDRMMALS